In Nocardioides faecalis, the following proteins share a genomic window:
- a CDS encoding DUF72 domain-containing protein: protein MASGRLLIGTSGWSYAAWRGDFYPDGLRQRDELRFLSERTTASEVNATFYRLQRPTTFQRWYDDAAPSHVLAIKGSRYVTHLKQLRDPLPGLANFFASGVLALRERLDVVLWQLPARLHCDPALLEEFLAVLPRTAGEAAALAARHDDRLAADRTWLEPADPGARIRHALEPRHTSYGSPEALDVLSTHDVALVHSDSPGAWPVLEADTASFRYVRLHGHSTLYASRYSDRLLDTWAERCAAWSAAGVDVHVYFDNDARGHAPHDAVRLLQRLGAAPEPASD, encoded by the coding sequence GTGGCGTCCGGGCGATTGCTCATCGGCACCTCGGGCTGGTCGTACGCGGCGTGGCGTGGCGACTTCTACCCCGATGGCCTGCGCCAGCGCGACGAGCTGCGGTTCCTCTCCGAGCGGACCACCGCCAGCGAGGTGAACGCCACCTTCTACCGTCTCCAGCGGCCCACCACGTTCCAGCGGTGGTACGACGACGCCGCACCCTCACACGTGCTCGCGATCAAGGGCAGCCGCTACGTCACCCACCTCAAGCAGCTGCGCGACCCGCTGCCCGGCCTGGCGAACTTCTTCGCCTCCGGGGTGCTGGCGTTGCGCGAGCGCCTCGACGTCGTGCTGTGGCAGCTGCCGGCACGCCTGCACTGCGACCCGGCGCTCCTGGAGGAGTTCCTGGCGGTGCTGCCACGCACCGCCGGCGAGGCGGCGGCGCTGGCCGCTCGGCACGACGACCGGCTGGCGGCGGACCGCACGTGGCTGGAGCCCGCCGATCCCGGCGCCCGGATCCGGCACGCGCTGGAGCCGCGGCACACGTCGTACGGCAGCCCGGAGGCGCTCGACGTGCTCTCCACCCACGACGTGGCGCTGGTGCACTCGGACTCCCCTGGCGCCTGGCCGGTGCTGGAGGCCGACACCGCGTCGTTCCGCTACGTGCGGCTGCACGGTCACTCGACGCTGTATGCGAGCCGTTACTCCGACCGGCTGCTCGACACATGGGCCGAACGCTGCGCGGCGTGGAGCGCGGCCGGGGTGGACGTGCACGTGTACTTCGACAACGACGCCCGCGGCCACGCCCCGCACGACGCGGTGCGGCTACTGCAGCGCCTGGGGGCCGCCCCGGAGCCGGCCAGCGACTGA
- a CDS encoding response regulator, translating into MSRAASAEAPIRVLLVDDAPEMRLLVRTALRLRGGFEVVGEAGRGDSAVELAHELAPDVIVLDLVLPDVGGRDVLLNLQEAAPAADVVIFSGLDPEDPAWFEDRARGYVVKGDDVERLVEVIGGVGDPDGVVEAAVQLPRDLASVGEARAFVRSRLEAWGLGELMDLAYLVVSELAANAITHADSHYELSVVAAEHGVRIAVRDYGPGMPAPGPPQLSDEHGRGLLLVSAMSSAWGVEHREVGKVVWAELRREQDAVAD; encoded by the coding sequence ATGAGCCGCGCGGCAAGCGCCGAGGCGCCGATCCGGGTCCTCCTCGTCGACGACGCCCCCGAGATGCGCCTCCTGGTGCGCACCGCACTTCGGCTGCGCGGCGGGTTCGAGGTCGTGGGGGAGGCGGGTCGTGGCGACAGTGCCGTGGAGCTGGCGCACGAGCTGGCCCCGGACGTGATCGTGCTCGACCTCGTGCTGCCCGACGTCGGCGGCCGTGACGTGCTCCTGAACCTGCAGGAGGCCGCACCCGCGGCGGACGTGGTCATCTTCTCCGGGCTGGACCCCGAGGATCCCGCGTGGTTCGAGGACCGCGCCCGGGGCTACGTGGTCAAGGGTGACGACGTCGAGCGGCTCGTCGAGGTGATCGGCGGCGTCGGCGACCCCGACGGCGTGGTCGAGGCTGCCGTCCAGCTGCCGCGCGACCTGGCGAGCGTGGGGGAGGCCCGGGCCTTCGTGCGGTCCCGGTTGGAGGCGTGGGGGCTGGGCGAGCTGATGGACCTGGCCTACCTGGTGGTCAGCGAGCTCGCCGCCAACGCGATCACCCACGCGGACTCCCACTACGAGCTCAGCGTCGTCGCCGCCGAGCACGGCGTGCGGATCGCGGTGCGCGACTACGGCCCGGGCATGCCCGCGCCCGGTCCGCCGCAGCTCTCCGACGAGCACGGCAGGGGCCTGCTCCTGGTCTCCGCGATGTCCTCGGCCTGGGGCGTGGAGCACCGCGAGGTCGGCAAGGTCGTGTGGGCCGAGCTGCGCCGCGAGCAGGACGCCGTCGCCGACTGA
- a CDS encoding PAS domain S-box protein produces MAPTLPTLVLVDDAVEVRTLVRARLRLAGRIEVVAEGGTGLEAVELAERLQPDLMLLDVSMPGMDGLEALPRIREVSPRTRIAMYSGFVEDGLAERTIERGATRFLEKSTSLETLSEELLAMLEADPGVAQVVADDTDDTDAADAAEAPGPSAVPGFRGGRASRGADPLGSAWRSPTVASELLAQPVLGAGTWVGEATTEPVLREHLERFREVFEDAAIGMATMTLAGRVVRANPALARLTGRSLPELVAMPYADLAGPDADRVRQVLEQVSAGTRDAVQVEHALETRDDQRLLATLSPVRDASSRPLYLFLQVQDVSAQREMEEELRRSEQRFRLLVEAVRDYAIFMLDPDGRVASWNAGAQRIKGWTESEIVGRHFRTFYPRDKQASRHPEHELEMATRDGSYEEEGWRIRKDGSTFWAHVTITAVRDADGALVGFAKVTRDITERMWMLREQERSANALAEANAALASANQRLREAAEDQAQFLAVTAHELRSPVGVLGGTAALLQKHWDTVPETERRELFQAMASGADRLQRLLNDLLTASRVGRSTLSVQTESVELATDLAGRLQSSLLGAPGQVEVRFDPGLRVLADPDRLAQMVENLVRNALQHGAAPVVVANEPGAEPGFVDVVVRDAGGGVPEAMRARLFEFFATGSKEGTGLGLYLVRALARAQGGDARYRAEDSAFVVTLPRPSEDEGSRR; encoded by the coding sequence GTGGCTCCCACCCTGCCGACCCTGGTCCTCGTCGACGACGCGGTCGAGGTCCGCACGCTGGTGCGCGCCCGGCTGAGGTTGGCGGGGCGGATCGAGGTGGTCGCCGAGGGCGGCACGGGGCTCGAGGCCGTCGAGCTCGCCGAGCGGCTGCAGCCCGACCTGATGCTGCTCGACGTCTCGATGCCCGGCATGGACGGGTTGGAGGCCCTGCCCCGGATCCGGGAGGTCTCGCCCCGCACCCGGATCGCGATGTACAGCGGCTTCGTCGAGGACGGTCTCGCCGAGCGCACCATCGAGCGCGGCGCCACCCGCTTCCTGGAGAAGTCGACGTCGCTCGAGACCCTGTCGGAGGAGCTGCTCGCGATGCTCGAGGCGGACCCGGGGGTGGCGCAGGTGGTTGCCGACGACACCGACGACACCGACGCGGCCGACGCGGCCGAGGCACCCGGGCCCTCGGCGGTGCCGGGCTTCCGCGGCGGGCGGGCCTCGCGCGGAGCGGACCCGTTGGGCTCGGCATGGCGCAGCCCGACCGTGGCCTCCGAGCTGTTGGCGCAGCCCGTGCTGGGAGCGGGAACCTGGGTGGGCGAGGCGACCACGGAGCCGGTGCTGCGCGAGCACCTCGAGCGGTTCCGGGAGGTGTTCGAGGACGCCGCGATCGGGATGGCCACGATGACCCTCGCCGGTCGCGTGGTCCGGGCCAACCCGGCGCTGGCCCGCCTCACCGGTCGTTCCCTGCCCGAGCTCGTCGCGATGCCGTACGCCGACCTCGCGGGGCCGGACGCGGACCGGGTGCGCCAGGTGCTGGAGCAGGTGAGCGCCGGAACCCGCGACGCGGTCCAGGTCGAGCACGCCCTGGAGACCCGCGACGACCAGCGGCTGCTCGCCACGCTCTCGCCCGTGCGCGACGCCTCGAGCCGGCCGCTCTACCTGTTCCTGCAGGTGCAGGACGTCAGCGCGCAACGGGAGATGGAGGAGGAGCTGCGCCGCAGCGAGCAGCGCTTCCGGCTCCTGGTCGAGGCGGTGCGGGACTACGCGATCTTCATGCTGGACCCCGACGGGCGCGTGGCCAGCTGGAACGCCGGTGCGCAGCGGATCAAGGGCTGGACGGAGTCGGAGATCGTCGGCCGGCACTTCCGGACCTTCTACCCGCGCGACAAGCAGGCCTCGCGCCACCCCGAGCACGAGCTGGAGATGGCCACCCGGGACGGGAGCTACGAGGAGGAGGGGTGGCGCATCCGCAAGGACGGTTCGACGTTCTGGGCCCACGTCACCATCACCGCGGTCCGCGACGCCGACGGCGCGCTGGTCGGGTTCGCCAAGGTCACCCGCGACATCACCGAGCGGATGTGGATGCTGCGCGAGCAGGAGCGCTCGGCCAACGCGCTGGCCGAGGCGAACGCGGCCCTCGCGTCCGCCAACCAGCGGCTCCGGGAGGCGGCAGAGGACCAGGCGCAGTTCCTGGCGGTGACCGCCCACGAGCTGCGCTCCCCGGTCGGCGTCCTCGGCGGCACCGCGGCGCTGCTGCAGAAGCACTGGGACACCGTGCCGGAGACCGAGCGGCGTGAGCTGTTCCAGGCGATGGCCAGCGGGGCCGACCGGCTGCAGCGGCTGCTCAACGACCTCCTCACCGCCTCCCGGGTGGGGCGCAGCACGCTGTCCGTGCAGACCGAGAGCGTCGAGCTGGCCACCGACCTCGCGGGCCGGCTGCAGAGCTCCCTGCTGGGCGCGCCCGGACAGGTCGAGGTGCGCTTCGATCCCGGCCTGCGGGTGCTGGCCGACCCGGACCGGCTGGCACAGATGGTGGAGAACCTGGTTCGCAACGCGTTGCAGCACGGCGCCGCGCCCGTGGTGGTCGCCAACGAGCCGGGCGCTGAACCCGGGTTCGTCGACGTCGTCGTCCGAGACGCCGGCGGGGGCGTGCCCGAGGCCATGCGGGCGAGGCTCTTCGAGTTCTTCGCCACGGGCAGCAAGGAGGGCACCGGCCTGGGGCTCTATCTCGTGCGGGCGCTGGCGCGGGCCCAGGGTGGCGACGCGCGCTACCGTGCCGAGGACAGCGCATTCGTGGTGACCCTGCCGCGACCGAGCGAGGACGAGGGGAGCCGCCGATGA
- a CDS encoding SpoIIE family protein phosphatase yields the protein MHETLRAGQFGPGQVGADLARVDWAATEVGPPEQWPPLLRTTVRTLLGSQFPMWMAWGPSLTFFCNDAYRRDTLGTKYPWALGRPASEVWSEIWDEIGPRLSAVMDEGASTWDEKLMLILMRSGYAEETYHTFSYSPLLEDDGSVAGMLCVVREDTDEVIANRRIRALRDLAGHLTAQLSERETVQQAAQALSANSRDLPFHLAYLYDDDGTAHLVGNSGLPAGHPAAPETIPAPAPAPAPASGAEVRWAPAQDGTTTVVSLDPQRHGELPGGSWPVPPAEVAVVSVTGAQGAPYGFLVVGLNPYRPFDTGYRDFLELLAGRLGAAITDARAYEMERRRAESLAELDRAKTDFFTNVSHEFRTPLTLLLGPAEDALADTAEPLGPHQRDRVEVIHRSGLRLLKLVNSLLDFSRLEAGRMAERFEPVDLASYTRQLTSIFDSAAQRLGLELTTNCAPLDEPVYVDPDLWGKVVLNLVSNALKFTLEGGITVSLVTEDGHAVLRVSDTGVGIPPEEQTTLFRRFRRVRGVQGRSHEGSGIGLALVAEVATLHGGDVDVLSTPGVGSTFVVRVPLGAAHLPEDLVAPSGAGGVADVVLDGFRTEAHRLSTAAPGAPQAHDATPAAAGGEDRARILVVDDNADIRQYVAELLEPHYDVVTAGDGRAALEAARTRPPHLVLSDVMMPVMDGFELLAALRADPDTVGIPVVMLSARGGDEATAQGLEAGADDYLAKPFGARELLARVRANLELDRTTRTRRELERSRRLLDDAERLARMGSWSVDLETGRVEVSAQLLRLIGLSHAEVDDLGHPDFLIDLVDPGDRDFVRVVLGEARVDDQIAFEVRMSRSDGSGFYAHVNGEVVAEEDGAVLRCSLQDVTERRRTAEAVVAANAAAEAAAREHAIADELQTSLLPERSFDLKQLEVATYYRAGSEGTKVGGDWYDVIELDDGRTGLVLGDVMGHGVQAAAVMGQIRTAVRAYARLGMPPLPLMESLDSLVWDLFPEQIVTCVYAAFDPESLTVDLVSAGHLPPVLIDADGTVQRLQLERHPPLGVGRRFVSSQQVRLAPGAGIVLYTDGLVERRGRDLEDGITSLMEQAAALRVPLAEIPEALVHGMLADAPEDDVAILVARIPRTEG from the coding sequence ATGCACGAGACTCTCAGGGCGGGCCAGTTCGGCCCCGGCCAGGTCGGCGCCGACCTGGCGCGGGTGGACTGGGCCGCGACCGAGGTCGGGCCCCCCGAGCAGTGGCCGCCGTTGCTGCGCACCACCGTGCGCACGCTGCTGGGCTCGCAGTTCCCGATGTGGATGGCCTGGGGCCCGTCGCTGACGTTCTTCTGCAACGACGCCTACCGCCGCGACACCCTGGGCACCAAGTACCCGTGGGCGCTGGGTCGGCCGGCCTCCGAGGTGTGGTCGGAGATCTGGGACGAGATCGGCCCGCGGCTCTCGGCCGTGATGGACGAGGGCGCCTCCACCTGGGACGAGAAGCTGATGCTGATCCTGATGCGCAGCGGCTACGCCGAGGAGACCTACCACACCTTCTCCTACAGCCCGCTGCTCGAGGACGACGGCAGCGTCGCGGGGATGCTGTGCGTGGTCCGGGAGGACACCGACGAGGTCATCGCCAACCGCCGGATCCGCGCCCTGCGCGACCTCGCCGGCCACCTCACCGCCCAGCTGAGCGAGCGGGAGACGGTGCAGCAGGCCGCCCAGGCACTGAGCGCCAACTCGCGTGACCTGCCGTTCCACCTGGCCTACCTCTACGACGACGACGGCACCGCGCACCTGGTGGGCAACAGCGGGCTGCCGGCCGGCCACCCCGCCGCCCCGGAGACGATTCCGGCACCGGCACCGGCACCGGCACCGGCCTCGGGTGCCGAGGTGCGCTGGGCGCCCGCCCAGGACGGCACCACGACCGTGGTGTCCCTGGACCCGCAGCGCCACGGCGAGCTGCCCGGCGGCAGCTGGCCGGTGCCGCCCGCCGAGGTGGCGGTCGTCTCGGTGACGGGCGCGCAGGGGGCGCCGTACGGCTTCCTGGTGGTGGGCCTGAACCCGTACCGCCCCTTCGACACGGGCTACCGCGACTTCCTGGAGCTGCTCGCCGGACGGCTCGGTGCCGCGATCACCGATGCTCGGGCCTACGAGATGGAGCGGCGCCGCGCCGAGAGCCTCGCCGAGCTGGACCGCGCCAAGACCGACTTCTTCACCAACGTCAGCCACGAGTTCCGCACCCCGCTGACCCTGCTCCTGGGTCCCGCCGAGGACGCGCTGGCCGACACCGCCGAGCCGCTGGGCCCGCACCAGCGCGACCGGGTCGAGGTGATCCACCGCAGCGGGCTGCGCCTGCTCAAGCTGGTCAACTCCCTGCTCGACTTCTCCCGCCTGGAGGCGGGGCGGATGGCGGAGCGGTTCGAGCCGGTCGACCTGGCCTCCTACACCCGGCAGCTGACCAGCATCTTCGACTCGGCCGCGCAGCGCCTCGGGCTGGAGCTCACCACGAACTGCGCTCCCCTGGACGAGCCCGTGTACGTCGACCCGGACCTGTGGGGCAAGGTCGTGCTCAACCTCGTCTCCAACGCGTTGAAGTTCACCCTCGAGGGAGGCATCACGGTCAGCCTCGTCACCGAGGACGGGCACGCGGTCCTCCGCGTCTCCGACACCGGCGTCGGCATCCCGCCGGAGGAGCAGACCACGCTCTTCCGGCGTTTCCGCCGGGTCCGCGGAGTGCAGGGCCGCAGCCACGAGGGCTCCGGCATCGGGCTCGCCCTGGTCGCCGAGGTCGCCACGCTGCACGGCGGTGACGTCGACGTCCTCAGCACCCCCGGCGTCGGCAGCACGTTCGTCGTCCGGGTGCCGCTCGGCGCCGCGCACCTGCCCGAGGACCTGGTGGCGCCATCCGGAGCCGGTGGCGTGGCGGACGTCGTCCTCGACGGGTTCCGCACCGAGGCCCACCGGCTCAGCACCGCCGCCCCCGGGGCTCCGCAGGCGCACGACGCGACACCGGCGGCCGCCGGCGGCGAGGACCGGGCCCGGATCCTCGTCGTCGACGACAACGCCGACATCCGGCAGTACGTCGCCGAGCTCCTCGAGCCGCACTACGACGTGGTGACCGCCGGCGACGGCCGCGCCGCCCTCGAGGCGGCCCGGACGCGACCGCCCCACCTGGTGCTGTCCGACGTGATGATGCCGGTGATGGACGGCTTCGAGCTGCTCGCCGCCCTGCGCGCGGACCCCGACACGGTCGGCATCCCGGTGGTGATGCTGTCGGCCCGCGGCGGTGACGAGGCCACCGCCCAGGGTCTGGAGGCCGGTGCGGACGACTACCTGGCCAAGCCGTTCGGCGCCCGTGAGCTGCTCGCCCGGGTGCGTGCCAACCTGGAGCTGGACCGCACCACGCGGACCCGGCGCGAGCTCGAGCGCAGCCGCCGGCTGCTGGACGACGCCGAGCGGCTCGCCCGGATGGGCAGCTGGTCGGTGGACCTGGAGACCGGCCGGGTGGAGGTCTCGGCCCAGCTGCTGCGGCTGATCGGGCTCAGCCATGCCGAGGTCGACGACCTCGGCCACCCCGACTTCCTCATCGACCTCGTCGACCCCGGCGACCGCGACTTCGTCCGCGTGGTCCTGGGCGAGGCGCGCGTCGACGACCAGATCGCCTTCGAGGTCCGGATGAGCCGGTCCGACGGCTCCGGCTTCTACGCCCACGTCAACGGCGAGGTGGTGGCCGAGGAGGACGGCGCGGTCCTGCGCTGCTCCCTGCAGGACGTGACCGAGCGACGCCGTACCGCGGAGGCCGTCGTCGCGGCCAACGCCGCCGCCGAGGCCGCGGCGCGCGAGCACGCGATCGCCGACGAGCTGCAGACCAGCCTGCTGCCCGAGCGCTCCTTCGACCTCAAGCAGCTGGAGGTCGCCACCTACTACCGGGCCGGCTCCGAGGGCACCAAGGTGGGCGGCGACTGGTACGACGTCATCGAGCTCGACGACGGCCGCACGGGCCTCGTGCTCGGCGACGTGATGGGCCACGGCGTGCAGGCCGCGGCCGTGATGGGCCAGATCCGCACCGCCGTGCGCGCCTATGCCCGCCTCGGCATGCCGCCGCTGCCGCTGATGGAGTCGCTGGACTCGCTGGTGTGGGACCTGTTCCCGGAGCAGATCGTGACCTGCGTCTACGCCGCCTTCGATCCCGAGTCGCTGACCGTGGACCTGGTCAGCGCCGGCCACCTGCCCCCGGTGCTCATCGACGCCGACGGCACGGTGCAGCGGCTGCAGCTCGAGAGGCACCCACCGTTGGGTGTGGGACGCCGGTTCGTGTCCTCCCAGCAGGTCCGGCTCGCCCCGGGTGCCGGGATCGTGCTCTACACCGACGGGCTCGTGGAGCGCCGCGGACGGGACCTCGAGGACGGCATCACGTCGCTGATGGAGCAGGCCGCCGCCCTGCGGGTGCCGCTGGCCGAGATCCCGGAGGCGCTGGTGCACGGCATGCTCGCCGACGCCCCGGAGGACGACGTCGCCATCCTGGTGGCCAGGATCCCCCGCACCGAGGGCTGA
- a CDS encoding STAS domain-containing protein — protein sequence MDLQPLACAYDEDNNTLVVSGSVDELSGVVLREKIVQYSDEYRRDLVVDLGGVDLLPSLGVGVLAVAQRNAETLGAKIELVCASGTVVHQVLNVCGLPYRER from the coding sequence GTGGATCTGCAGCCGCTTGCATGCGCGTACGACGAGGACAACAACACCCTCGTGGTCTCGGGCTCCGTCGATGAGCTCTCCGGGGTCGTCCTGCGGGAGAAGATCGTCCAGTACTCCGACGAGTACCGCCGAGACCTGGTCGTCGACCTCGGCGGCGTGGACCTGCTGCCCAGCCTGGGCGTCGGCGTGCTCGCGGTCGCGCAGCGCAACGCCGAGACCCTCGGCGCGAAGATCGAGCTCGTCTGCGCCTCGGGCACCGTCGTGCACCAGGTGCTCAACGTCTGCGGCCTGCCCTACCGCGAGCGCTGA
- a CDS encoding Dabb family protein, translated as MFNHVAHLTLQPETTDEQVEAIVTGLLALPGQVDGLAEAQVVRDAGLLEGNATLRFHMRFTDQAAWEGYKTHPAHVAVIKDHIAPVIAAKAFVQYDDTAVRTATA; from the coding sequence ATGTTCAACCACGTGGCCCACCTGACCCTGCAGCCCGAGACCACCGACGAGCAGGTCGAGGCCATCGTCACCGGCCTGCTCGCGCTGCCCGGCCAGGTCGACGGCCTCGCCGAGGCCCAGGTCGTGCGTGACGCCGGGCTGCTCGAGGGCAACGCGACGCTGCGCTTCCACATGCGCTTCACCGACCAGGCGGCCTGGGAGGGCTACAAGACCCACCCCGCCCACGTCGCGGTCATCAAGGACCACATCGCTCCGGTGATCGCCGCCAAGGCGTTCGTGCAGTACGACGACACCGCGGTACGCACCGCCACCGCCTGA
- a CDS encoding maleate cis-trans isomerase family protein, giving the protein MSVAVKGTKFALVLPSTNTSVEREFHHLRPQDCSWHTGRIMIKAPALDSADAFGAFRECLNEALPEALEVVMTCKPDYIVMGMSAETFWGGVKGNAAFEQNVRDLTGLEVTTGATAAGEALKAFGAKRIGIVTPYQPVGDEQVVAYFTELGHDVAAIKGLCSASATSIADETPQTLREAFLAVDGPDVDALIQCGTNLECIAVAAELEKELGKPVIAINLATMWHAFRVNGIEDRIAGYGSLMELH; this is encoded by the coding sequence ATGAGTGTCGCCGTCAAGGGAACGAAGTTCGCCCTCGTCCTGCCCTCGACCAACACGTCGGTGGAGCGGGAGTTCCACCACCTCCGCCCGCAGGACTGCTCCTGGCACACCGGGCGGATCATGATCAAGGCTCCCGCCCTGGACTCCGCGGACGCGTTCGGCGCGTTCCGCGAGTGCCTCAACGAGGCGCTGCCCGAGGCTCTCGAGGTCGTGATGACCTGCAAGCCTGACTACATCGTCATGGGCATGTCGGCCGAGACGTTCTGGGGCGGCGTGAAGGGCAATGCCGCCTTCGAGCAGAACGTGCGTGACCTGACCGGTCTCGAGGTCACCACCGGCGCCACCGCGGCGGGGGAGGCGCTCAAGGCGTTCGGGGCGAAGCGGATCGGCATCGTCACGCCGTACCAGCCCGTCGGCGACGAGCAGGTCGTCGCCTACTTCACCGAGCTGGGCCACGACGTGGCGGCGATCAAGGGGCTGTGCTCGGCCTCGGCCACCTCGATCGCGGACGAGACGCCGCAGACGCTGCGCGAGGCGTTCCTCGCCGTCGACGGCCCCGACGTCGACGCCCTCATCCAGTGCGGCACCAACCTCGAGTGCATCGCCGTGGCCGCCGAGCTGGAGAAGGAGCTCGGCAAGCCCGTCATCGCGATCAACCTCGCCACGATGTGGCACGCGTTCCGGGTCAACGGCATCGAGGACCGGATCGCCGGCTACGGCTCGCTGATGGAGCTGCACTGA
- a CDS encoding PP2C family protein-serine/threonine phosphatase, with amino-acid sequence MPTTTSSPLRSFLRASPRGDFGLAVGLFVLALLLVADLATGVILTASYASAVIVCSLITTPRRTALLAVLTVGLSLVSGLWHGTFGTRDWVVRGTLSGLLCAMAVVASAVTAAREQRLRTMTRIAEVAQRAVLRATPARLGTVALASRYQSATADAMVGGDLYEAVSTPYGIRILIGDVRGKGIEAVETAATVLGAFRQSASTVPDLARLCANLDEAVSLVVEIEDFVTAVVVEISGTRMRVASCGHHPPLLVHGSSASEVETGDPSPPLGLGAWPQVTAHVFPVGARLLLYTDGVVEARDRDGEFFDLLGVAGQLGADTPDGALDDLLGALRAHSKGRLGDDLAMVLVENLAGEESLASRPVRDSVAHLSA; translated from the coding sequence ATGCCGACCACCACCAGCTCCCCGCTGCGGTCGTTCCTGCGCGCCTCCCCGAGGGGTGACTTCGGCCTCGCCGTCGGGCTGTTCGTGCTCGCGCTGCTGCTGGTCGCGGACCTGGCCACCGGCGTGATCCTCACCGCGTCGTACGCCTCGGCCGTGATCGTGTGCTCGTTGATCACCACGCCGCGCCGCACCGCGCTGCTGGCGGTGCTCACCGTGGGTCTCTCACTCGTCTCCGGCCTGTGGCACGGCACCTTCGGCACGCGCGACTGGGTGGTGCGCGGCACGCTGTCGGGGCTGCTCTGCGCGATGGCGGTGGTGGCCTCCGCGGTCACCGCGGCCCGCGAGCAGCGGCTGCGGACGATGACCCGGATCGCCGAGGTGGCGCAGCGGGCCGTGCTGCGCGCGACGCCGGCCCGGCTGGGCACGGTGGCCCTCGCCTCGCGCTACCAGTCGGCTACCGCCGACGCGATGGTCGGCGGCGACCTCTACGAGGCGGTCTCCACGCCGTACGGCATCCGGATCCTCATCGGCGACGTCCGGGGCAAGGGCATCGAGGCGGTCGAGACCGCCGCCACGGTCCTGGGAGCCTTCCGGCAGTCCGCGAGCACGGTCCCCGACCTCGCCCGGCTCTGCGCGAACCTGGACGAGGCGGTCTCGCTCGTCGTCGAGATCGAGGACTTCGTCACCGCCGTGGTCGTGGAGATCAGCGGCACCAGGATGCGGGTCGCCAGCTGCGGCCACCACCCGCCCCTGCTCGTGCACGGCTCCTCGGCATCCGAGGTCGAGACCGGTGACCCCTCGCCTCCGCTGGGCCTGGGGGCCTGGCCGCAGGTCACCGCGCACGTGTTCCCGGTGGGTGCCCGGCTGCTGCTCTACACCGACGGCGTCGTCGAGGCCCGCGACCGCGACGGCGAGTTCTTCGACCTTCTCGGCGTCGCCGGCCAGCTCGGCGCGGACACGCCCGACGGCGCGCTCGACGACCTGCTCGGTGCGCTGCGGGCGCACAGCAAGGGCCGGCTCGGGGATGACCTCGCCATGGTGCTGGTGGAGAACCTGGCGGGGGAGGAGTCCCTCGCCTCGAGGCCGGTCCGGGACAGCGTCGCCCACCTCAGCGCCTGA